A stretch of the Arthrobacter stackebrandtii genome encodes the following:
- a CDS encoding dihydrofolate reductase family protein, translated as MAVRVDLNISLDGFATTTDATPDNSFGLDWGRLVEAYTATRTFRERVLHESSGEGTTGVDDKYAAAYFEGIGAEIMGAGMFGLHNYPDDPDWRGWWGDEPPFHVPVFVLTHKPRPAITVADTTFTFIDASPDAALGRAVEAARGKDVRIGGGPTTARDFLKAGLVDQLHVGITPILLGRGIRLWDELRGLENDYTVTSETAESGTIHVTYRR; from the coding sequence ATGGCCGTTCGAGTTGACCTGAATATCTCGCTGGACGGGTTCGCCACGACCACGGATGCAACCCCGGATAACTCGTTTGGGCTGGACTGGGGCCGCCTTGTTGAGGCCTACACGGCGACCCGCACTTTTCGCGAGCGGGTTCTGCATGAGAGCAGCGGCGAAGGCACCACGGGCGTTGACGACAAGTATGCGGCTGCCTACTTCGAGGGGATCGGGGCGGAGATCATGGGGGCCGGCATGTTCGGGCTCCACAATTACCCTGATGACCCCGACTGGCGAGGCTGGTGGGGCGACGAACCGCCGTTCCATGTCCCCGTTTTTGTCCTGACCCACAAACCCCGCCCGGCCATCACAGTTGCCGACACGACCTTCACCTTCATCGATGCCAGCCCCGACGCAGCACTTGGGCGGGCAGTTGAGGCGGCGCGCGGCAAGGATGTGCGCATCGGGGGAGGCCCCACGACGGCGCGCGACTTCCTCAAGGCCGGACTGGTCGACCAGTTGCATGTTGGCATCACCCCGATCCTGCTGGGCCGTGGGATCCGGTTGTGGGATGAGCTCCGCGGCCTGGAAAACGACTACACCGTCACGAGCGAGACCGCCGAAAGCGGCACCATCCACGTCACCTATCGCCGGTAG
- a CDS encoding PadR family transcriptional regulator produces the protein MSRIQAQQDAQIVRAALPLLTLTLIGERESYGYEILERLGALGLDVSTGLIYPVLARLERDGQVTTRPVASPNGPPRKYFAITEAGQKARNAAREQWHLVSCAVDSALTNEGKDHD, from the coding sequence GTGTCACGAATACAGGCCCAACAGGATGCCCAAATAGTCCGTGCGGCGCTGCCGCTGCTCACTCTTACCCTGATCGGGGAGCGCGAGTCGTACGGCTATGAGATTCTTGAGCGGCTTGGTGCCCTGGGCCTGGACGTCAGCACGGGGCTCATCTACCCGGTGCTTGCCCGGCTCGAACGGGACGGCCAGGTCACAACCCGCCCTGTCGCGTCGCCGAACGGGCCGCCGCGCAAGTACTTTGCCATCACCGAAGCCGGACAAAAGGCGCGCAATGCGGCGCGGGAGCAGTGGCACCTGGTCTCATGCGCCGTCGACAGTGCCCTCACCAATGAAGGAAAAGACCATGACTGA
- a CDS encoding DNA methyltransferase: MKGLESQLLGSTPPSSPLDAQLSATIDTFLAERPPGADEDVHMVSALADHIIERCTKPGDLVFDPFAGFGTTLGRAVALGRRALGIELLPERADYLQERIPGARIIEGDARELLRLVLSMEPPGAVTSVDMVLASPPYMTSTFHEPDPLTGYEENNGDYNRYLSELGLVAAQCASLVVPGGYVVWNLSDIHHMGRTTHLISDCAHVLAQHLTPVGITEIVWDEYPHDLIADALLVFQRPHS; encoded by the coding sequence ATGAAGGGCCTGGAATCTCAATTGCTCGGCAGCACGCCACCATCGTCCCCGCTGGACGCCCAACTCAGCGCAACAATCGACACTTTCCTGGCGGAACGCCCTCCGGGCGCCGACGAAGATGTCCACATGGTCTCAGCCCTCGCGGACCACATCATTGAACGCTGCACCAAACCGGGAGACCTGGTGTTCGACCCCTTCGCCGGCTTCGGCACAACCCTCGGCCGCGCCGTCGCACTGGGCCGAAGGGCCCTCGGCATCGAGCTGTTGCCCGAGCGCGCGGACTACCTGCAGGAGCGCATTCCGGGGGCGCGCATCATCGAAGGCGACGCCCGGGAGCTGCTCCGGCTTGTCCTCAGCATGGAGCCGCCCGGCGCCGTCACCAGCGTGGACATGGTCCTGGCGTCCCCGCCCTACATGACCTCCACGTTCCACGAGCCCGACCCCCTCACCGGTTACGAGGAAAACAACGGGGACTACAACCGGTACCTGTCCGAGCTCGGCCTCGTGGCAGCCCAGTGCGCCAGCCTCGTGGTGCCCGGCGGCTACGTGGTCTGGAACCTCTCCGACATCCACCACATGGGCCGAACCACCCACCTGATCAGCGACTGCGCACACGTGCTCGCCCAGCACCTCACCCCTGTCGGCATCACCGAGATTGTGTGGGACGAGTACCCGCACGATCTCATCGCCGACGCCCTGCTCGTCTTCCAGCGCCCGCACTCGTAG
- a CDS encoding DUF1801 domain-containing protein — protein MTSREPDNPESAQQSSDPAAQTDVAFTLPEAMTGRASPAKAAVGDKPVFTYIASLPQPQRGIAEAVDALAARTLPDLQRSVKWGMAYYGVGDGWCFSCGGFASHVKLMFVNGASLEPVPPVTPVGMGKLTRGVDLKSINDIDEQQLAAWMKQITSVPGVGGKKR, from the coding sequence ATGACCAGCCGTGAGCCTGACAACCCTGAATCCGCACAACAATCGTCGGACCCTGCAGCGCAAACCGACGTTGCCTTCACGCTGCCGGAAGCCATGACCGGCAGGGCCAGCCCGGCAAAGGCGGCAGTCGGCGACAAGCCCGTCTTCACGTACATCGCCAGCCTGCCGCAGCCGCAGCGCGGCATCGCCGAAGCTGTCGATGCGCTGGCGGCCAGAACGTTGCCGGACCTCCAACGCTCGGTGAAATGGGGCATGGCCTACTACGGCGTCGGGGACGGCTGGTGCTTCAGCTGCGGCGGCTTCGCCAGCCACGTCAAGCTCATGTTTGTGAACGGGGCTTCGCTTGAGCCGGTCCCGCCGGTGACGCCGGTGGGGATGGGCAAGTTGACCCGGGGCGTGGACCTCAAGTCCATAAACGACATCGATGAACAGCAACTCGCTGCGTGGATGAAGCAAATCACGTCCGTGCCGGGTGTTGGCGGCAAGAAACGCTGA
- a CDS encoding FAD-binding monooxygenase, with amino-acid sequence MQFHQHGYVSGDPRIKAAAGTGIDRPAELPDTMDVLVVGTGPAGMIAAAQLAAFPGINTRIIERRGGRLEIGQADGIQARSVETFQAFGFAERIITEAYRITATVFWKPDPADRTKIARAARAPDDTTGISEFPHLIVNQARVLDYFAEVMAYSPARIKPDYGWEFRSLSIAESGEYPVAVTLARTQGEGAGVERVVQAKYVVGADGAHSRVRECIGAKHTSVHANHAWGVMDVLAVTDFPDIRSKCAIQSEDGGNILLIPREGGSLFRMYVDLGEVPQGGSEAVRGTTIEEIIAKANKILHPYTLDVRSVAWTSVYEVGHRLTDRFDDVPLAECGGRLPRVFITGDACHTHSAKAGQGMNVSMQDGFNVAWKIAHVLEGRSPASLLATYSAERQVIAKNLIDFDLEWSTLMAMRPEDMEDPTELENFYVRTFEFPAGFMTEYQPSMITGTAVHQELATGFPVGKRFKSAPVVRVADANPVQLGHHHRADGRWRIYAFADAPAVGEPSLLSDWAAWMSTSPDSPLLRYTPPDADIDAVFDVKLVAQQDFEGVPLGRVPALFMPRTGPFGLIDYELVYAADPLRDIFAERGISRGGAVVVVRPDQYVANVLPLAETAGLSAFFDGIMLPRR; translated from the coding sequence ATGCAGTTCCACCAGCACGGATATGTCTCAGGCGACCCGCGGATCAAGGCGGCTGCAGGGACCGGGATCGACCGCCCGGCGGAGCTGCCGGACACCATGGACGTGCTCGTCGTGGGCACCGGCCCCGCGGGAATGATCGCGGCCGCCCAGCTGGCTGCGTTCCCGGGCATCAACACCCGCATCATCGAGCGGCGCGGCGGGCGGCTGGAGATTGGCCAGGCCGACGGCATCCAGGCCCGCAGCGTGGAGACGTTCCAGGCCTTTGGCTTCGCCGAGCGCATCATCACGGAGGCCTACCGGATCACGGCCACTGTCTTTTGGAAGCCGGACCCGGCAGACCGGACGAAGATCGCCCGTGCGGCCCGCGCCCCGGACGACACCACAGGGATCAGCGAATTCCCGCACCTGATCGTCAACCAGGCCCGCGTGCTTGACTACTTTGCCGAGGTTATGGCCTATTCGCCCGCGCGCATCAAGCCGGATTATGGCTGGGAGTTCCGCAGCCTGTCCATCGCCGAATCAGGGGAGTATCCGGTGGCCGTGACGCTGGCGCGCACCCAAGGTGAGGGGGCCGGCGTCGAACGTGTGGTGCAGGCAAAGTATGTGGTGGGTGCGGACGGAGCGCACAGCCGGGTGCGGGAATGCATCGGCGCCAAGCACACCAGCGTCCACGCCAACCACGCGTGGGGTGTCATGGATGTCCTGGCCGTCACCGATTTTCCCGACATCCGGTCCAAGTGCGCCATCCAGTCGGAGGACGGCGGGAACATTCTGCTGATTCCGCGCGAGGGCGGCTCGCTGTTCCGCATGTATGTGGACCTCGGCGAGGTGCCCCAAGGGGGCTCGGAGGCGGTCCGGGGCACCACCATCGAGGAGATCATCGCCAAGGCGAACAAGATCCTGCACCCGTACACGCTCGATGTGCGCAGCGTCGCCTGGACCAGCGTTTACGAGGTGGGGCACCGCCTGACGGACAGGTTCGACGACGTCCCCCTCGCCGAGTGCGGCGGGCGGCTGCCGCGGGTGTTCATCACGGGCGACGCCTGCCACACGCACAGCGCCAAGGCCGGGCAGGGCATGAATGTGTCCATGCAGGACGGGTTCAACGTGGCGTGGAAAATTGCGCATGTGCTGGAGGGGCGCAGTCCCGCGAGCCTGCTGGCCACGTACTCGGCCGAGCGGCAGGTCATTGCGAAGAACCTCATTGACTTTGACCTGGAGTGGTCCACGCTCATGGCCATGCGGCCTGAGGACATGGAGGACCCCACCGAGCTGGAAAACTTCTATGTGCGGACGTTTGAGTTTCCGGCCGGCTTCATGACGGAATACCAGCCGTCCATGATCACTGGCACTGCCGTGCACCAGGAGTTGGCCACGGGCTTTCCGGTTGGCAAGCGGTTCAAGTCGGCGCCGGTGGTGCGCGTGGCCGACGCCAATCCTGTCCAGTTGGGCCACCACCACCGGGCCGACGGGCGCTGGCGCATCTACGCCTTCGCGGATGCGCCGGCAGTGGGGGAACCGTCCCTGCTCTCGGACTGGGCGGCGTGGATGTCCACTTCACCGGATTCGCCGCTGCTTCGCTACACGCCGCCGGACGCAGACATTGACGCCGTGTTTGACGTGAAACTTGTTGCCCAGCAGGACTTTGAGGGTGTCCCGTTGGGTCGCGTGCCTGCTCTTTTCATGCCGCGGACGGGCCCCTTTGGGCTCATTGACTACGAGCTGGTCTACGCTGCCGATCCCCTGCGGGACATTTTTGCGGAGCGCGGGATTTCGCGCGGCGGAGCCGTGGTGGTGGTCCGCCCGGACCAGTACGTGGCCAACGTGCTGCCGCTGGCGGAGACTGCGGGGCTCTCTGCGTTCTTTGACGGGATCATGCTGCCGCGGCGGTGA
- a CDS encoding phosphotransferase family protein: MGAGQDIVQTTGEAARQDAPPLLVLERVAEFLDAAGIGSGPVHARRIGGGQSNVTFRIKRKGSDVVLRRGPRPPLPPSTHDMVREAHIQSLLAPLGIPVPKILAVCADEHVLGVPFYVMSHVEGDVITDEIPAHLDAPAQRRATSEAAVDMLVRLHSVDAGSGGIAGIGRPDGYLKRQVSRFAALWDMGATRDLPQVAELTGWLELNRPDTQRNAVIHGDYRLGNLMFARQGPAHVKSVLDWEMATLGDPLADFGYLTATYAQAGAPSTLLELTPVTAQPGYLDRGELAQRYNAHFGLDLSALPWYQALALWKAAVFSEAIYTRWQNGERADGGDFGAALETGVPRLLEIAAAHAARLP, from the coding sequence ATGGGCGCCGGCCAGGACATCGTGCAGACCACCGGGGAAGCGGCCCGGCAGGACGCACCGCCGCTGTTGGTGCTCGAGCGCGTGGCGGAATTCCTGGACGCGGCCGGCATCGGCTCCGGCCCTGTGCACGCCCGGCGCATCGGCGGGGGACAGTCCAACGTGACGTTCCGGATCAAACGGAAGGGGTCCGACGTCGTGCTTCGCAGGGGTCCGCGGCCGCCTCTGCCGCCGTCCACGCACGACATGGTCCGGGAGGCGCACATCCAGTCGCTGCTGGCGCCGCTGGGCATTCCGGTGCCGAAAATTCTGGCCGTGTGCGCTGACGAGCACGTGCTGGGCGTGCCGTTCTATGTGATGAGCCACGTGGAGGGAGACGTCATCACGGATGAAATTCCGGCGCACCTGGACGCGCCCGCCCAGCGCCGCGCCACGAGCGAAGCCGCCGTCGACATGTTGGTGCGGCTGCACTCGGTGGATGCCGGCAGCGGCGGCATTGCCGGAATCGGGCGCCCGGACGGGTACCTGAAACGGCAGGTCTCGCGGTTTGCGGCGCTGTGGGACATGGGCGCCACCCGGGATTTGCCGCAGGTGGCGGAGCTGACAGGGTGGCTGGAGTTGAACCGGCCGGACACGCAGCGCAACGCCGTCATCCACGGCGACTACCGGCTCGGGAACCTGATGTTCGCGCGGCAGGGCCCCGCGCATGTGAAGAGCGTGCTCGACTGGGAGATGGCCACATTGGGAGACCCGCTGGCAGATTTTGGCTACCTGACGGCCACGTACGCCCAGGCCGGCGCGCCCTCCACCCTGCTGGAACTCACGCCCGTGACGGCGCAGCCCGGCTACCTGGACCGCGGCGAACTGGCGCAGCGCTACAACGCGCACTTTGGCCTGGACCTGTCCGCGCTGCCCTGGTACCAGGCGCTCGCGCTGTGGAAGGCCGCCGTTTTCAGCGAGGCCATCTACACCCGCTGGCAGAACGGGGAACGTGCCGACGGCGGGGACTTCGGGGCCGCGCTGGAAACAGGAGTGCCGCGGCTGCTGGAAATCGCCGCCGCCCACGCCGCCCGGCTGCCGTAA
- a CDS encoding acyl-CoA dehydrogenase family protein, with protein sequence MNSVPPAGLHPSSVEELRVRTRAFIREIVVPAEPRPGQALNLAVRRELQAAARDAGVFAPHVPEEFGGQGLALEHWSTVFQEAGYSPIGPAVLNCMAPDEGNMHMLNLIGTDAQKRDFLGPLAAGEISSCFAMSEPHPGAGSDPDALATTAVRDGSGWLITGHKRFTSGATFASFAIVMARTGADGAGTEGAPDPAAAGTAASAPAGATMFLVPMATPGVRIGNPIHTVDSYLPGGHPNVHFDGVRVPGSAVLGEAGLGFKYAQVRLGPARLTHCMRWLGLARRAMDIMLDRANTREIFGAHLSQLGIAQDLIAQSVIDIETSDAIIAKCAALLAVDAKAGSALSSVAKVHVSEAVYRVIDRAVQLCGGDGVSDGLPLAQYLNEVRPFRIYDGSTETHKWAIARRAASERRRAVAAGEPFQGTARIYEGER encoded by the coding sequence ATGAACAGCGTTCCTCCGGCCGGCCTCCACCCGTCGTCCGTTGAAGAACTGCGGGTGCGCACGCGGGCCTTCATCCGCGAGATAGTGGTCCCGGCCGAACCGCGGCCTGGCCAGGCACTGAACCTGGCCGTCCGGCGCGAGCTGCAGGCTGCCGCGCGAGACGCCGGCGTGTTCGCCCCGCACGTGCCCGAGGAATTTGGCGGGCAGGGGCTGGCCTTGGAGCACTGGTCGACTGTGTTCCAGGAGGCCGGCTATTCGCCGATCGGCCCGGCAGTGCTGAACTGCATGGCACCGGACGAGGGCAACATGCACATGCTGAACCTGATCGGCACCGACGCGCAGAAGCGGGACTTTCTGGGGCCCCTTGCCGCCGGCGAGATCAGCTCGTGCTTTGCCATGAGCGAGCCGCACCCCGGCGCCGGATCCGACCCCGACGCGCTGGCCACCACCGCCGTCCGTGACGGCAGCGGCTGGCTGATCACCGGGCACAAACGCTTCACCAGCGGCGCCACCTTCGCCTCCTTTGCCATCGTCATGGCGCGCACAGGGGCGGACGGGGCCGGCACGGAAGGCGCGCCGGACCCGGCGGCTGCGGGCACGGCAGCGTCAGCCCCCGCCGGAGCCACCATGTTCCTGGTGCCCATGGCCACACCCGGGGTGCGGATCGGGAACCCCATCCACACGGTGGACAGCTATCTACCCGGCGGGCACCCCAACGTGCATTTCGACGGCGTCCGCGTCCCCGGCTCCGCTGTCCTGGGCGAGGCCGGCCTCGGCTTCAAGTACGCCCAGGTGCGGCTGGGCCCGGCCCGGCTGACCCACTGCATGCGCTGGCTGGGACTGGCCCGCCGCGCCATGGACATCATGCTGGACCGCGCCAACACCCGGGAAATTTTCGGTGCACACCTCTCACAGCTGGGCATAGCCCAGGACTTGATCGCCCAGTCCGTCATCGACATCGAAACCTCAGACGCCATCATCGCCAAGTGTGCGGCACTGCTCGCCGTCGATGCAAAGGCCGGGTCCGCACTGTCGTCCGTGGCCAAGGTGCACGTCTCCGAAGCCGTGTACCGCGTCATCGACAGGGCCGTGCAGCTCTGCGGCGGCGACGGCGTCTCCGACGGCCTTCCCCTGGCCCAATATCTGAACGAGGTCCGCCCGTTCCGCATCTACGACGGCTCCACCGAGACCCACAAATGGGCCATCGCCCGCCGTGCGGCATCGGAACGCCGCCGCGCAGTTGCAGCAGGGGAACCATTCCAGGGCACAGCCAGAATTTACGAAGGGGAACGCTGA
- a CDS encoding SDR family oxidoreductase, with amino-acid sequence MPQDSMPATTRPGRRFTGKNAIVTGASRGIGLAVAQRLAAEGARVLITARRQEPLDAALSTLGGSALAVAGHADDPAHRAEVLAAVEHHFGGLDILVNNAGINPVYGPLETADLDAARKIFEVNVIGTLAWTQAVLAHPGLRFRARHGNVVNVGSISGDVPAPGLGLYGVSKAAVAHLTRTLSMELAPEVRVNAVAPAVVKTRFAAALYEGREAEVAAAYPLGRLGEPDDVASAVAFLASADASWVTGQVLTLDGGLRNAGGLG; translated from the coding sequence ATGCCCCAAGACAGCATGCCTGCAACGACGCGCCCGGGCCGGAGGTTCACCGGCAAGAACGCCATTGTCACCGGTGCCAGCCGGGGGATCGGGCTGGCGGTCGCGCAACGCCTGGCGGCCGAGGGGGCCCGCGTCCTCATCACCGCACGCCGCCAGGAACCCCTCGATGCGGCCCTGTCCACCCTCGGCGGCAGTGCACTTGCCGTTGCCGGGCACGCGGACGACCCCGCCCACCGCGCGGAGGTGCTGGCCGCCGTCGAACATCATTTTGGCGGGCTGGACATCCTGGTCAACAACGCCGGCATCAACCCGGTCTACGGGCCGCTGGAAACAGCAGACCTGGACGCGGCGCGCAAGATCTTTGAGGTCAACGTGATCGGCACGCTCGCCTGGACCCAGGCCGTGCTGGCGCATCCCGGGCTGCGGTTCCGGGCGCGGCACGGGAATGTGGTGAACGTGGGCTCCATCAGCGGCGACGTCCCCGCACCCGGCCTGGGACTTTACGGGGTCAGCAAGGCCGCCGTCGCGCACCTGACGCGCACGCTGTCCATGGAGCTGGCGCCGGAAGTCCGGGTGAACGCCGTGGCGCCGGCGGTGGTCAAGACCCGTTTTGCCGCTGCCCTCTATGAGGGGCGTGAGGCGGAGGTGGCCGCGGCCTATCCGCTGGGGCGGCTGGGGGAGCCCGACGACGTTGCCTCCGCGGTTGCCTTCCTCGCCTCCGCCGACGCCTCCTGGGTGACGGGGCAGGTGCTCACGCTCGACGGCGGCCTGCGCAACGCGGGAGGCCTGGGATGA
- a CDS encoding GIY-YIG nuclease family protein, with translation MEALKWTKTAPAKTAWQQMPLGPGIYKYYLTGGLPKNVEWPAELQPLKRGGLIYVGRATNLRSRARHHDTQTSKSTFRRSLAAVLGLQAQWHGRSAHPRLTDTDEELLSVWMASNLGTSFCVFQDTDSMAGIEDAMRAELRPPFNRDGLTPEQLHVSTVTTVANRNALRDKG, from the coding sequence ATGGAAGCACTCAAATGGACAAAGACCGCACCTGCCAAGACCGCGTGGCAGCAGATGCCCCTTGGTCCCGGCATCTACAAGTACTACCTGACCGGAGGCCTGCCCAAAAACGTTGAATGGCCTGCCGAGTTGCAGCCCCTGAAACGCGGAGGCCTGATCTACGTGGGGCGGGCGACGAACCTGCGCAGCCGGGCACGGCACCATGACACACAGACGTCAAAGTCCACTTTTCGCCGTTCGCTGGCGGCCGTCCTGGGGCTCCAGGCCCAGTGGCACGGCAGGTCCGCGCATCCGCGGCTGACCGACACCGACGAGGAGCTTCTGAGCGTCTGGATGGCCAGCAACCTTGGCACGTCGTTTTGCGTGTTTCAGGATACGGACAGCATGGCCGGCATTGAAGACGCCATGCGCGCCGAACTCCGCCCACCCTTCAACCGCGACGGGCTGACACCCGAGCAGTTGCACGTCTCAACCGTCACCACGGTGGCAAACCGAAACGCCCTTCGCGACAAGGGCTGA
- a CDS encoding DMP19 family protein encodes MTTHHIPVVLTAAGAAGNNEDVVGDNVSVVNEMYRSLLNADEIAPNALRSYFVDFYLTQALDGGFAQYVFMTPDREELDTYIREGLEAMGATAHLELFNRTAALYELLTETELQDYLDEGTDMEGNRADGAVAMDALDAEFEDLFEAEDVTGLNAAWLRSQLGMLVLEEAELAAHIADRVALIEDLEERRAEAELEDAPEFELIIRELCDVSGHELVKITMGDPNHEHNGETVLAWHFTTDQGAFIMIDGDEEAVMIDPLTHDVLASVEFELEEDFAEA; translated from the coding sequence ATGACCACGCACCACATTCCCGTCGTCCTGACCGCTGCGGGCGCTGCCGGCAACAACGAGGACGTTGTCGGCGACAACGTCTCCGTCGTCAATGAAATGTACCGTTCCCTGCTGAACGCCGATGAAATCGCGCCCAACGCCCTGCGCAGCTACTTCGTGGACTTTTACCTGACCCAGGCGCTCGACGGCGGTTTCGCCCAGTATGTTTTCATGACCCCCGACCGCGAGGAACTGGACACGTACATCCGCGAGGGGCTCGAGGCCATGGGCGCCACAGCCCACCTTGAATTGTTCAACCGGACCGCCGCACTGTACGAGCTGCTCACCGAAACGGAACTGCAGGACTACCTCGACGAGGGTACGGACATGGAAGGAAACCGTGCCGACGGCGCCGTCGCCATGGATGCCCTCGACGCCGAGTTCGAGGACCTGTTCGAGGCCGAGGACGTCACCGGCCTCAACGCCGCCTGGCTGCGCAGCCAGCTCGGGATGCTCGTGTTGGAAGAAGCTGAACTTGCCGCGCACATCGCTGACCGTGTGGCACTGATCGAGGACCTCGAGGAGCGCCGGGCCGAGGCGGAGTTGGAGGACGCCCCGGAGTTCGAGCTGATCATCCGCGAGCTCTGCGATGTCTCCGGCCACGAGCTCGTGAAGATCACCATGGGCGACCCCAACCACGAGCACAACGGCGAGACTGTCCTGGCCTGGCACTTCACCACCGACCAGGGCGCATTCATCATGATCGACGGTGACGAGGAGGCGGTCATGATCGACCCCCTGACACATGACGTGCTTGCCAGCGTGGAGTTTGAGCTTGAAGAGGACTTCGCCGAGGCCTAA
- a CDS encoding GNAT family N-acetyltransferase, whose product MSGKDEVSSVKLWLDALAARDGEVDSESVGARAREKFNEQIVRFAVLGRGVDGFALTTNPDWGVARLEMLAISPHTSIRGGGRALLTDAISHAGRAGFHRFELQVRDGNSKAIGLYESAGLKQEGVGQKHPLGGRPMLTFSLSLAVI is encoded by the coding sequence GTGTCCGGCAAAGACGAAGTATCCAGCGTCAAGCTCTGGCTTGACGCTTTGGCCGCGAGGGACGGCGAGGTGGATTCCGAGTCCGTCGGAGCGCGTGCCCGCGAGAAATTCAACGAACAGATCGTCCGATTCGCTGTGCTGGGCCGTGGAGTGGATGGGTTTGCCCTGACCACCAACCCGGATTGGGGCGTGGCCCGTTTGGAGATGCTTGCCATCTCTCCGCACACGTCCATCCGTGGCGGGGGCCGTGCTCTCTTGACCGATGCCATCAGCCACGCCGGAAGGGCCGGCTTCCACCGCTTCGAACTTCAGGTTCGCGACGGCAACTCCAAGGCGATCGGCCTCTACGAATCAGCTGGACTGAAGCAGGAAGGAGTAGGGCAAAAACATCCGTTGGGCGGCCGGCCCATGCTGACTTTTTCCCTATCCCTTGCCGTGATTTAG
- a CDS encoding helix-turn-helix transcriptional regulator — MYFFAYPQEMTNVGWNTGDVQGKRGKEAAGSGELDIISLGRRVRHLRKNLGMTLDDLSAKVGAAPSQLSLIENGKREPKLGLLQALSGALGVGLDQMLGNEPPSRRAALEIELERAQRGPLYQSLGLPTVRVNSRLSTEVLESLVGLQHELERRLDEQSATPEEARRANNEIRMEMRGRNNYYPEIERQAQELLKAVGHDHGPLSHHVAADVAEHLGFDLHYVGDLPHSTRSVTDLKNRRIYLTHGQRSDHDPRSVLLQALGHYVLGHQTPRNYADFLRQRVYTNYFAASLLMPERATVDFLKEAKAAKELAIEDIRDAFAVSYETAAHRFTNLATEHLGITTHFQKVHESGIIHKAYENDGVNFPADHTGAIEGQAVCRFWTSRAVFEVPDKFRAFNQYTDTAVGTYWCTARTERHSSGEYSLSIGVPYAHVKWFRGRETTERSQSRCPDPDCCRRPPSELSAQWAGNAWPSTRANSHLLAAMPQGAFPGVDETEVYKFLAAHEGR, encoded by the coding sequence TTGTATTTCTTCGCGTATCCTCAAGAAATGACTAATGTGGGCTGGAACACAGGCGATGTGCAGGGCAAGCGCGGCAAGGAAGCTGCCGGTTCCGGGGAGCTGGACATCATTTCACTTGGGAGGAGGGTGCGGCACCTGCGCAAAAATCTGGGCATGACCCTGGATGATTTGAGCGCCAAGGTGGGTGCTGCGCCGTCGCAACTTTCCTTGATTGAAAATGGGAAACGGGAGCCCAAGCTGGGGCTGCTCCAGGCACTGTCCGGTGCACTCGGCGTCGGGCTTGACCAGATGCTGGGAAACGAGCCTCCCAGCAGGCGCGCGGCGCTGGAGATTGAGCTGGAAAGGGCGCAGCGCGGGCCGCTCTACCAGTCTCTGGGACTGCCCACAGTCCGCGTGAACTCGCGGCTTTCCACGGAAGTGCTTGAGTCATTGGTGGGGCTGCAGCACGAGCTGGAGCGGCGGCTGGATGAGCAGTCGGCCACGCCGGAGGAGGCGCGGCGGGCCAACAATGAAATCCGCATGGAAATGCGCGGGCGCAACAACTACTACCCGGAGATTGAACGCCAGGCGCAGGAGCTGCTGAAGGCGGTGGGGCATGACCACGGGCCGCTGTCCCACCACGTAGCCGCCGACGTTGCCGAGCACCTTGGTTTTGACCTGCATTACGTGGGGGATTTGCCGCATTCGACCCGGTCTGTGACGGATTTGAAGAACCGCCGAATTTACCTCACGCACGGGCAGCGCTCCGACCATGATCCGCGGTCGGTGCTCCTGCAGGCGCTCGGGCACTACGTCCTGGGGCACCAGACGCCGCGCAACTACGCCGACTTCCTGCGCCAGCGCGTGTACACCAACTACTTTGCTGCGTCGCTGCTCATGCCCGAACGGGCCACGGTGGACTTCCTCAAGGAGGCCAAGGCGGCAAAGGAGCTGGCCATTGAGGACATCCGCGACGCCTTCGCCGTCTCCTATGAAACGGCCGCCCACCGCTTCACGAACCTGGCCACGGAGCACCTGGGCATCACCACGCACTTTCAGAAGGTGCACGAATCCGGGATCATCCACAAGGCCTACGAGAACGACGGAGTGAACTTCCCCGCCGACCATACCGGTGCCATCGAGGGCCAGGCCGTGTGCCGGTTCTGGACCTCACGCGCCGTCTTTGAGGTGCCGGACAAGTTCCGCGCCTTCAACCAATACACCGACACGGCCGTGGGAACATACTGGTGCACGGCCAGAACGGAGCGCCACTCATCGGGCGAATACTCGTTGAGCATCGGGGTGCCGTACGCGCACGTGAAGTGGTTCCGCGGCCGGGAAACCACCGAGCGCTCGCAGTCGCGGTGCCCGGACCCGGACTGCTGCCGCCGGCCGCCGTCGGAGCTTTCGGCCCAGTGGGCAGGCAATGCGTGGCCGTCCACGCGCGCCAACTCCCACCTGCTGGCCGCCATGCCGCAGGGCGCCTTCCCCGGGGTTGATGAGACGGAGGTGTACAAGTTCCTGGCGGCCCATGAAGGGCGTTAG